From a region of the Nocardioides ginsengisegetis genome:
- the fdxA gene encoding ferredoxin produces the protein MTYVIAQPCVDLKDRACVDECPVDCIYEGKRMLYIHPDECVDCGACEPVCPVEAIFYEDDTPEQWKDFYTANVGFFEDLGSPGGAAKMGEIDKDHPIVEALPPQPHDE, from the coding sequence GTGACCTACGTCATCGCCCAGCCGTGCGTCGACCTGAAGGATCGTGCGTGCGTCGACGAGTGCCCTGTCGACTGCATCTACGAGGGCAAGCGGATGCTCTACATCCACCCCGACGAGTGCGTCGACTGCGGTGCGTGCGAGCCGGTCTGCCCGGTCGAGGCGATCTTCTACGAGGACGACACCCCGGAGCAGTGGAAGGACTTCTACACCGCCAACGTCGGGTTCTTCGAGGACCTCGGCTCGCCCGGCGGTGCCGCCAAGATGGGTGAGATCGACAAGGACCACCCGATCGTCGAGGCGCTCCCGCCGCAGCCGCACGACGAGTGA
- a CDS encoding DUF389 domain-containing protein, which translates to MLVHFRLTTPSDLSGEVLDLLRERRWTTNVTVQRGACLDPEGDLIECDVAREKAGVLLHCLNEAGLDRRGGIVVSTPTGTPFERAEEIEALAPGHPDDAVIWEGVEAKAADGAQPTVSFHVFLVLAVALAAIAVVTDSAILVVGAMVVGPEFSAIAAASAGVVLGSWSLVYRSLRLLLFSFVFAILVVAVLAVGAHLSGAVTPDMITRPRPNTGFIWKPDIWSFVVALIAGAAGVLALAIDRANVMVGVFISVTTVPAAGNLALGIALWQRQEIVGSLEQLGANVAGMLVSGVLVLAVMKVAWPAITAGSERLPGWSGRRRT; encoded by the coding sequence GTGCTCGTTCACTTCCGTTTGACCACGCCCTCCGACCTCTCCGGTGAGGTCCTCGACCTCCTGCGCGAGCGGAGGTGGACCACCAACGTCACCGTCCAGCGCGGGGCCTGCCTCGATCCCGAGGGTGACCTGATCGAGTGCGACGTGGCCCGCGAGAAGGCCGGGGTGCTGCTGCACTGCCTCAACGAGGCGGGCCTCGACCGCCGCGGCGGCATCGTCGTCAGTACACCCACCGGCACGCCGTTCGAGCGCGCCGAGGAGATCGAGGCACTCGCCCCGGGCCACCCCGACGACGCCGTCATCTGGGAGGGCGTCGAGGCCAAGGCGGCGGACGGCGCCCAGCCGACCGTGTCCTTCCACGTCTTCCTGGTGCTCGCGGTGGCGCTCGCCGCGATCGCCGTGGTCACCGACTCCGCGATCCTGGTGGTCGGCGCGATGGTCGTCGGCCCGGAGTTCAGCGCGATCGCCGCGGCCAGTGCCGGCGTGGTGCTGGGCAGCTGGTCGCTGGTCTACCGCAGCCTGCGGCTGCTGCTCTTCAGCTTCGTCTTCGCGATCCTCGTCGTCGCGGTGCTGGCGGTCGGTGCCCACCTCTCGGGGGCGGTCACGCCCGACATGATCACCCGGCCGCGACCCAACACCGGCTTCATCTGGAAACCGGACATCTGGTCCTTCGTGGTGGCGCTGATCGCCGGCGCGGCCGGGGTGCTCGCCCTCGCGATCGACCGCGCCAACGTCATGGTCGGCGTCTTCATCAGCGTCACGACCGTGCCTGCCGCCGGCAACCTCGCCCTCGGCATCGCCCTGTGGCAGCGGCAGGAGATCGTCGGCTCGCTCGAGCAGCTCGGCGCCAACGTGGCCGGCATGCTCGTCTCGGGCGTCCTGGTGCTCGCGGTGATGAAGGTCGCCTGGCCGGCCATCACCGCCGGCTCCGAGCGTCTGCCCGGGTGGAGCGGGCGCCGGCGCACCTAG
- the dapC gene encoding succinyldiaminopimelate transaminase gives MRPLVSTRLPDFPWDHLTSYAATARAHPDGIVDLSVGTPVDPTPAVVQDALRAAADSPGYPTTIGRVETRQACLDWLERSHGVTGLGLDAVLPVIGSKELIGSMAAHLGIGAGDLIAYPALAYPTYEVGAALCGARAVATDSLTSLGPETPALLWLNSPSNPTGRVLPVEHLKKVVDWCRERGTILVSDECYLECAWEASPVSVLHPSVSGGSAEGILSVHSLSKRSNLAGYRCAFVAGDPALVGELLAVRKNLGLQMPSPQQAAMIAALDDDAHVADQHARYAARRARLREALEHAGFRIDHSEASLYLWSTRDEDCWATVAWLAERGILAAPGSFYGVAGNRHVRIAFTATDERIDAAVARLAG, from the coding sequence GTGAGGCCACTCGTCTCCACGCGGCTCCCGGACTTCCCCTGGGACCACCTGACGTCGTACGCCGCCACGGCGCGCGCGCACCCCGACGGGATCGTCGACCTCTCGGTCGGCACTCCCGTCGACCCGACCCCTGCCGTCGTGCAGGACGCGCTGCGCGCTGCCGCGGACTCGCCGGGCTACCCGACGACGATCGGGCGCGTCGAGACCCGCCAGGCCTGCCTGGACTGGCTCGAGCGCAGCCACGGCGTCACCGGCCTTGGTCTGGACGCCGTGCTGCCGGTGATCGGCTCCAAGGAGCTGATCGGCTCGATGGCCGCCCACCTCGGCATCGGGGCGGGCGACCTGATCGCCTATCCGGCGCTGGCCTACCCGACCTACGAGGTCGGCGCCGCGCTGTGCGGCGCCCGCGCGGTGGCCACCGACTCGCTCACCTCGCTCGGCCCCGAGACCCCGGCGCTGCTCTGGCTCAACAGCCCCTCCAACCCGACCGGTCGGGTGCTGCCCGTCGAGCACCTCAAGAAGGTCGTGGACTGGTGCCGTGAGCGCGGCACGATCCTGGTCTCCGACGAGTGCTACCTCGAGTGCGCCTGGGAGGCCTCGCCCGTCTCGGTGCTGCACCCGTCGGTCAGCGGGGGCTCCGCCGAGGGCATCCTCTCGGTCCACTCGCTCTCCAAACGGTCCAACCTCGCCGGCTACCGCTGTGCCTTCGTGGCGGGCGACCCCGCCCTGGTCGGCGAGCTGCTGGCCGTCCGCAAGAACCTCGGCCTGCAGATGCCGTCACCGCAGCAGGCCGCGATGATCGCGGCCCTCGACGACGACGCCCACGTGGCCGACCAGCACGCCCGGTACGCCGCGCGCCGGGCCCGGCTGCGCGAGGCCCTCGAGCACGCGGGCTTCCGCATCGACCACTCCGAGGCCTCGCTCTACCTCTGGAGCACCCGTGACGAGGACTGCTGGGCCACGGTGGCCTGGCTGGCCGAGCGCGGCATCCTCGCGGCACCGGGGTCGTTCTACGGCGTCGCCGGCAACCGCCACGTTCGGATCGCCTTCACCGCCACCGACGAGCGCATCGACGCCGCCGTCGCCCGGCTCGCAGGCTGA
- the dapD gene encoding 2,3,4,5-tetrahydropyridine-2,6-dicarboxylate N-succinyltransferase: MTNAAWGHGLATLDSTGSVLDVWFPSPALGSAPADAAAPAELTALEGSDEARGTTREVRLVEIADLAEAPTSTEDVWLRLHLLSTRLVAPHGQSLEGIFGFLANVVWTSAGPCAVEGFELTRARLRATGQHVTVYGVDKFPRMVDYVVPSGVRIADADRVRLGAHLASGTTVMHEGFVNFNAGTLGASMVEGRISAGVVVGDGSDVGGGSSIMGTLSGGGKEVISVGERCLLGANAGIGISLGNDCVVEAGCYVTAGTKVTITDMDSKPKVIKAAELSGANNVLFRRNSVTGTIEAVPWKGDGIELNAALHAN, from the coding sequence GTGACGAACGCAGCCTGGGGCCACGGCCTCGCCACCCTCGACAGCACCGGATCCGTCCTCGACGTCTGGTTCCCCTCCCCTGCCCTGGGCTCGGCGCCGGCCGACGCGGCCGCACCCGCCGAGCTCACCGCGCTGGAGGGCAGCGACGAGGCCCGCGGCACCACCCGGGAGGTCCGGCTCGTCGAGATCGCCGACCTCGCCGAGGCGCCGACCTCCACCGAGGACGTCTGGCTCCGCCTGCACCTGCTCTCCACCCGCCTCGTCGCCCCCCACGGCCAGTCGCTCGAGGGGATCTTCGGCTTCCTCGCCAACGTCGTGTGGACCTCCGCCGGCCCGTGCGCGGTCGAGGGCTTCGAGCTCACCCGCGCCCGGCTCCGCGCCACCGGCCAGCACGTCACGGTGTACGGCGTCGACAAGTTCCCGCGGATGGTCGACTACGTCGTGCCCAGCGGCGTCCGGATCGCCGACGCCGACCGCGTCCGCCTCGGCGCCCACCTCGCGTCCGGCACGACCGTCATGCACGAGGGCTTCGTGAACTTCAACGCCGGCACGCTCGGCGCCTCCATGGTCGAGGGCCGCATCTCGGCGGGCGTCGTGGTCGGCGACGGCTCCGACGTCGGCGGCGGGTCGTCGATCATGGGCACCCTCTCGGGTGGCGGCAAGGAGGTCATCTCCGTGGGCGAGCGCTGCCTGCTGGGCGCCAACGCCGGCATCGGCATCTCGCTCGGCAACGACTGCGTCGTCGAGGCCGGTTGCTACGTCACCGCCGGCACCAAGGTCACCATCACCGACATGGACTCCAAGCCCAAGGTCATCAAGGCCGCGGAGCTCTCGGGAGCCAACAACGTGCTGTTCCGCCGCAACTCCGTCACGGGGACCATCGAGGCCGTGCCGTGGAAGGGCGACGGCATCGAGCTCAACGCCGCCCTCCACGCCAACTAG
- a CDS encoding AAA family ATPase gives MSSGELLLITGPPAVGKMTVGRAVCAASDFRLFHNHHTIEPLLEIFGFDSPAFRVLNAEFRRRVVEEAVANDTRLIFSFVWNVELPEDADYVRRLIAPYADAGLRVSCLELYADLPVRLDRNRHADRIDHKRSKRDLAWSDAHVRELEESYRMNTDPERPAAADAVLAGMPHLRLDNTHLTPDEVATRVLAWLDGLSG, from the coding sequence ATGTCATCGGGGGAGCTGCTGCTCATCACTGGACCGCCGGCCGTCGGCAAGATGACGGTCGGGCGGGCCGTGTGTGCCGCCTCGGACTTCCGGCTCTTCCACAACCACCACACGATCGAGCCGCTGCTGGAGATCTTCGGCTTCGACTCGCCCGCCTTCCGCGTCCTCAACGCCGAGTTCCGCCGGCGGGTGGTCGAGGAGGCCGTCGCCAACGACACCCGGCTGATCTTCTCGTTCGTCTGGAACGTCGAGCTGCCCGAGGACGCCGACTACGTGCGCCGGCTCATCGCGCCCTACGCCGACGCAGGGCTGCGGGTCTCGTGCCTCGAGCTGTACGCCGACCTCCCGGTCCGGCTCGACCGCAACCGGCACGCCGACCGGATCGACCACAAGCGCTCCAAGCGCGACCTCGCCTGGTCCGACGCGCACGTGCGTGAGCTCGAGGAATCCTACCGGATGAACACCGACCCCGAGCGCCCGGCGGCGGCCGACGCGGTGCTCGCGGGGATGCCCCACCTGCGCCTCGACAACACCCACCTCACCCCGGACGAGGTCGCGACCCGGGTGCTGGCCTGGCTGGACGGCTTGTCGGGATAG
- a CDS encoding helix-turn-helix transcriptional regulator, protein MPKVSPAADDRTPLAGSRIDIPVRIGWLLRTHRMVAGLSLREMSLELTERGVGLSASTLSRIETEGHRSPAALDGYASVLGLPDGVLRGTIGLLCRTFRYAPPESREVGEPGRPSLERFSAACDGIDVEAPSGGAWMRFARAHSHTSGFGLPVRLMEPHLVRINAELGLAVGTAMITRHEALSSLRIGPYGDLLEDVTRHEILVPGHPAVDRLFGPLSDRPTPSLLHWLNDLLSHERVELCRSATYALQSMLLSGDLDAREWATLVPALVEAWSDPDPGRRSALAQLATALPPELQREVRRSCDVDAALPAPPPDWSRSRRNRHYERARELGRAVCARLGHPEEPLLDRLVFESLFEIRGVRMAHALMLLRASAFRDPFAEVLLNELPRTRDEDSRTAMRRALVSMHQGRPLPEGAGLLESEDDADFVTGVRLIGSGGGVLPDAAVERGLGGDEEARRHTVTALGQANDPRLRALRERAGLSRELRDSAVWWSDRSGRILI, encoded by the coding sequence GTGCCCAAGGTCTCCCCCGCCGCCGACGACAGGACGCCACTGGCCGGCTCCCGCATCGACATCCCGGTGCGCATCGGCTGGCTGCTGCGGACCCACCGGATGGTGGCCGGGCTGTCCCTGCGCGAGATGTCGCTCGAGCTGACCGAGCGCGGCGTGGGCCTGTCGGCGTCCACGCTGAGCAGGATCGAGACCGAGGGTCATCGCTCGCCCGCGGCCCTGGACGGTTATGCCAGCGTCCTGGGGCTGCCCGACGGGGTGTTGAGGGGCACCATCGGTCTGCTCTGCCGCACCTTCCGCTACGCACCACCAGAGTCCCGGGAAGTGGGAGAACCCGGGAGGCCGAGCCTCGAACGGTTCAGCGCGGCATGCGACGGGATCGACGTGGAGGCCCCCTCGGGCGGCGCGTGGATGCGCTTCGCGCGCGCGCACTCCCACACCAGCGGCTTCGGGTTGCCGGTCCGCCTCATGGAGCCGCACCTCGTCCGCATCAACGCCGAGCTGGGACTTGCCGTCGGCACTGCGATGATCACGCGGCACGAGGCCCTGTCCTCGCTCCGCATCGGCCCGTACGGCGACCTGCTCGAGGACGTCACCCGGCACGAGATCCTCGTCCCCGGCCACCCCGCCGTCGACCGACTGTTCGGCCCCCTGTCGGACCGCCCCACTCCCTCGCTGCTGCACTGGCTCAACGACCTCCTGAGCCACGAGCGTGTAGAGCTCTGCCGGAGCGCGACGTACGCCCTCCAGAGCATGCTCCTGAGTGGCGACCTCGACGCCCGCGAGTGGGCGACCCTCGTCCCGGCGCTGGTCGAGGCGTGGTCCGACCCGGACCCGGGACGGCGCTCGGCCCTCGCGCAGCTCGCGACCGCGCTACCGCCCGAGCTGCAGCGCGAGGTACGGCGGTCCTGCGACGTCGACGCCGCGCTCCCGGCACCACCGCCGGACTGGTCACGGAGCCGCCGCAACCGCCACTACGAGAGGGCGCGGGAGCTCGGGCGGGCCGTGTGCGCTCGCCTGGGACACCCCGAGGAGCCGCTGCTCGACCGACTCGTCTTCGAGAGCCTCTTCGAGATCCGGGGCGTGCGGATGGCCCACGCACTGATGCTCCTGCGCGCCTCGGCGTTCCGGGATCCGTTCGCGGAGGTCCTGCTGAACGAGCTCCCCCGAACCCGCGACGAGGACTCGCGCACCGCCATGCGGAGGGCGCTGGTGAGCATGCACCAGGGCCGCCCGCTCCCGGAGGGAGCCGGGCTCCTGGAGTCCGAGGACGACGCGGACTTCGTCACCGGGGTGCGACTGATCGGGTCGGGTGGCGGCGTGCTGCCGGACGCCGCCGTCGAGCGAGGGCTGGGCGGGGACGAGGAGGCTCGACGCCACACGGTGACCGCCCTGGGCCAGGCCAATGACCCGCGGCTGCGTGCGCTGCGGGAGCGGGCCGGACTCTCGCGAGAACTCCGCGACTCGGCCGTCTGGTGGTCCGACCGCAGTGGTCGAATCCTGATCTGA
- a CDS encoding DinB family protein, which produces MSDMWLPADQDPRMQAGPTRGERDCLVGYLEHYRTTLELKCDGLTPAQLATRSVPPSSMSLLGMVRHMARVEQSWFRRVIDGHLEITRLFQEDDGGFDFDAAAVDEAFVADTWRLWRDEVAHAREVLARTDLNAVVDVHGEPSEVRDIIVHMIEEYARHLGHADLLRECIDGRTGQ; this is translated from the coding sequence ATGAGCGACATGTGGCTGCCGGCCGACCAGGACCCCCGGATGCAGGCCGGGCCGACCCGGGGCGAGCGCGACTGCCTCGTGGGCTACCTCGAGCACTACCGCACCACTCTCGAGCTCAAGTGCGACGGCCTCACCCCCGCGCAGCTCGCGACCCGATCGGTGCCGCCGTCGTCGATGTCGCTGCTGGGCATGGTGCGACACATGGCCCGGGTCGAGCAGAGCTGGTTCCGGCGGGTGATCGACGGACACCTGGAGATCACCCGACTGTTCCAGGAGGACGACGGCGGGTTCGACTTCGACGCGGCGGCCGTCGACGAGGCGTTCGTGGCCGACACGTGGCGGCTCTGGCGCGACGAGGTGGCCCACGCTCGCGAGGTGCTCGCGCGCACCGACCTCAACGCGGTCGTCGACGTGCACGGCGAGCCCAGCGAGGTGCGCGACATCATCGTGCACATGATCGAGGAGTACGCCCGCCACCTCGGCCACGCCGACCTGCTCCGCGAGTGCATCGACGGCCGCACCGGCCAGTGA
- a CDS encoding cytochrome P450, producing MGPDALMSLATPDDGTGDPDGILGAVASAVGSPTPVWLNPRGPVLVPTLADARAVLKDVRRFPIPFDASRRPLAGMGADQPEGRPDKHTPALTSDAVAVGRGVFVAELAAVWPDAPLGLDEITVHPLDLLRTPVSRSTTAALVPAAGQATRDHIAMLTLTWVDALAPVISAARPPRRWSVDRRREQRALRDLRAALAEVGVSASSAMATALAAGVQVPIAAGAWVLQQLAAHPDVAAAAGADPRLRTAIVWETLRLYPPTWLLPRISVDESVIGGVTLPAYTPLVVSPRALGQLGEVAPGPESGFKPLTDFDPTRWCDDTARPGAWLPFGAGPHACPGRNLALAQLVHLVERGVEQRLRASGPVRIDASRGLRPSPARVVLGG from the coding sequence GTGGGTCCCGACGCACTGATGTCGTTGGCGACACCCGATGACGGCACCGGGGATCCCGACGGGATCCTCGGTGCCGTTGCTTCCGCGGTCGGGTCACCGACCCCGGTCTGGCTCAACCCGCGCGGCCCGGTGCTCGTCCCGACGCTGGCCGACGCCCGCGCCGTCCTCAAGGACGTACGTCGCTTCCCGATCCCCTTCGACGCGAGCCGACGCCCACTCGCGGGCATGGGTGCAGATCAACCGGAAGGGCGTCCGGACAAGCACACTCCAGCCCTCACGTCCGATGCCGTCGCCGTGGGACGGGGCGTCTTCGTCGCCGAGCTCGCCGCCGTCTGGCCCGACGCGCCCCTTGGCCTCGACGAGATCACCGTCCACCCCCTCGACCTGCTCCGGACGCCCGTGAGCCGGTCGACGACCGCAGCGCTGGTGCCGGCTGCGGGTCAGGCAACCCGAGACCACATCGCGATGCTGACGTTGACGTGGGTCGACGCGCTGGCGCCGGTGATCAGCGCGGCACGACCGCCTCGTCGGTGGTCCGTTGACCGTCGGCGCGAGCAGCGGGCGCTCCGCGACCTGCGTGCCGCCCTCGCCGAGGTCGGTGTCTCCGCGTCCAGCGCGATGGCGACTGCCCTGGCGGCCGGAGTCCAGGTGCCGATCGCGGCCGGTGCCTGGGTGCTCCAGCAGCTCGCAGCCCATCCGGACGTAGCTGCGGCGGCCGGCGCCGATCCGCGGCTGCGGACCGCGATCGTCTGGGAGACCCTGCGTCTCTACCCGCCGACCTGGCTGCTCCCGCGGATCTCTGTCGACGAGTCGGTGATCGGCGGCGTGACCCTGCCGGCGTACACGCCCCTCGTCGTGAGCCCCCGCGCGCTCGGCCAGCTCGGCGAGGTGGCGCCCGGCCCGGAGTCCGGCTTCAAGCCGCTGACGGACTTCGACCCGACCCGCTGGTGCGACGACACGGCACGGCCGGGTGCCTGGCTCCCGTTCGGCGCCGGCCCCCACGCGTGCCCCGGCCGCAACCTGGCCCTCGCGCAGCTGGTGCACCTGGTGGAGCGAGGCGTCGAGCAGCGGCTCCGGGCGTCCGGCCCGGTGCGCATCGACGCCAGCCGTGGCCTGCGGCCCTCGCCGGCGAGGGTGGTCCTCGGTGGCTGA
- a CDS encoding GNAT family N-acetyltransferase — protein sequence MPVPPEAHGLGPHVVGQRVVVRRILPGETGPSGGPAMTDLLGICLAWGDGSCVVAPEHGDPVTIRLADIVSGKPVPPRPSPRLRVSPLEAQTRALALWPDLETEHHGAWLLRHSPTSTARRANSVLAFGPSGVHDDLDAVVQWYAGRTGRPIAAVITGSPEHAFFRDLGWGAESNDDDTLFQLASVASARRGLGSRQARSTKPAVLEEDGDLVVARIGDLASGVAAYADDWVGFRSIEVAESARRQGLGLQVMAALLEWGAERGARTAYLQVLGDNAPALALYAGLGFVTHHAYRYLAPPTA from the coding sequence GTGCCTGTCCCCCCGGAAGCCCACGGTCTGGGCCCGCACGTGGTCGGCCAGCGCGTCGTCGTACGTCGCATCCTGCCCGGCGAGACCGGCCCCTCGGGCGGCCCCGCGATGACGGACCTTCTCGGCATCTGTCTGGCCTGGGGCGACGGCTCCTGCGTCGTGGCTCCCGAGCACGGCGACCCCGTGACCATCCGGCTCGCCGACATCGTGTCCGGCAAGCCCGTGCCTCCGCGGCCCTCGCCGCGGCTGCGGGTCAGCCCCCTCGAGGCCCAGACGCGGGCGCTCGCGCTCTGGCCGGACCTGGAGACCGAACACCATGGCGCGTGGCTGCTGCGGCACTCGCCCACCTCGACGGCGCGGCGCGCCAACTCGGTGCTCGCGTTCGGACCCTCCGGCGTCCACGACGACCTCGACGCCGTCGTGCAGTGGTACGCCGGCCGCACCGGGCGACCGATCGCGGCGGTCATCACTGGGTCGCCGGAGCACGCGTTCTTCCGCGACCTCGGGTGGGGCGCGGAGAGCAACGACGACGACACGCTCTTCCAGCTCGCGTCGGTGGCGAGTGCTCGGCGTGGGCTGGGATCTCGACAGGCTCGATCAACGAAGCCGGCCGTGCTCGAGGAGGACGGCGACCTCGTGGTGGCGCGCATCGGCGACCTCGCCTCCGGCGTGGCGGCGTACGCCGACGACTGGGTCGGATTCCGCAGCATCGAGGTGGCCGAGTCCGCACGCCGGCAGGGGCTGGGCCTGCAGGTGATGGCCGCCCTGCTGGAGTGGGGCGCGGAGCGGGGTGCGCGCACGGCGTACCTCCAGGTGCTGGGCGACAACGCGCCCGCGCTGGCGCTCTATGCCGGGTTGGGGTTCGTGACCCACCACGCCTACCGCTACCTGGCGCCGCCCACCGCCTAG
- a CDS encoding response regulator: protein MTDSDNAVDAGTPVPHPDAAVHTADAVQTARVLRVLVADDVDIVRELLRRMLEKLGHVVDEVTDGQEAVEAVSAGNYDLLLLDLSMPRMSGIDVARWLNAHPEHARDMNVVIVSASARDERPILNELGISLFLPKPIRRQELADLLDGLS, encoded by the coding sequence ATGACCGACAGTGACAACGCAGTCGACGCGGGGACGCCTGTCCCGCATCCGGACGCGGCTGTCCACACAGCGGACGCGGTCCAGACCGCTCGCGTGTTGCGGGTGCTCGTCGCCGACGACGTCGACATCGTGCGCGAGCTGCTCCGCCGGATGCTCGAGAAGCTCGGCCACGTCGTCGACGAGGTGACCGACGGGCAGGAGGCTGTCGAGGCGGTTTCCGCGGGGAACTACGACCTGTTGCTCCTCGACCTGTCCATGCCGCGGATGTCCGGCATCGACGTCGCCCGCTGGCTCAATGCCCACCCCGAACACGCCCGGGACATGAACGTCGTGATCGTCAGCGCGTCGGCTCGCGATGAACGCCCCATTCTCAACGAGCTGGGCATTAGTCTCTTCCTGCCCAAGCCGATTCGCCGTCAAGAACTGGCCGACCTCCTCGATGGCCTCAGCTGA
- a CDS encoding ATP-binding protein: MADDVLGPERALVFATPAPIPPEVQAAVTRILTGGLSLTEAFTVTVDALASVNPTASRLSVVSTTLRPDQEQGWIRLGDRAWLMERVAEGVIPTAHVGADAGAGRALSLPWFSQQVREHGVVGITDTGLLDGEAEGDRTEIEAGGSYAAVGSSMLCDGTSYGSIGVARAEPGPWPAETLAAVQVLTAALASRMAAERARVSLADAIARGDQARESQQHFFAALGHELRTPISAIIGTAELLADEAADLVEQSDQEGPDRDTVAGFATGVVKDSGVVLSAAEQLLAVIDSLLETGQELGGGTPRQAVSVAEAVSDVVHWLRAPALTAGVTVSFSPDITECVLTTPSGLRQVLANLVGNAIAYNHPGGRVSVVTSASSDDQGIAHVRITVHDTGPGLSPEQQADVFKPFVRFADPEVRGTGLGLALSRSIVERDGGLMGVESTPGEGAAFWVDLPAVVRPQE; the protein is encoded by the coding sequence GTGGCTGACGACGTGCTCGGACCCGAGCGGGCCCTCGTGTTCGCGACGCCCGCCCCGATCCCGCCCGAGGTGCAGGCGGCGGTGACCAGGATCCTGACCGGTGGGCTCAGCCTGACCGAGGCCTTCACGGTCACGGTGGACGCCCTCGCATCGGTCAACCCGACCGCGTCACGCCTGTCGGTGGTGTCGACCACGCTGCGCCCCGACCAGGAGCAGGGCTGGATCCGACTCGGGGACCGCGCCTGGCTGATGGAGCGCGTCGCCGAGGGCGTGATCCCCACGGCCCATGTGGGCGCCGACGCCGGTGCGGGCCGCGCCCTGTCGCTTCCGTGGTTCTCCCAGCAGGTCCGCGAGCACGGGGTCGTGGGCATCACCGACACCGGCCTGCTCGACGGGGAGGCGGAGGGCGATCGCACCGAGATCGAGGCCGGCGGTTCCTACGCCGCCGTGGGCAGCAGCATGCTCTGCGACGGCACGAGCTACGGCAGCATCGGCGTGGCCCGTGCCGAGCCCGGCCCGTGGCCGGCGGAGACCCTGGCCGCGGTGCAGGTGCTCACTGCCGCCCTGGCCTCACGCATGGCCGCGGAGCGGGCGCGGGTGTCCCTGGCCGATGCCATCGCCCGAGGTGACCAGGCCAGGGAGAGCCAGCAGCACTTCTTCGCGGCGCTCGGCCACGAGCTGCGCACCCCGATCAGCGCCATCATCGGCACCGCCGAGCTCCTGGCCGACGAGGCAGCGGACCTGGTCGAGCAGTCGGACCAGGAGGGGCCCGACCGGGACACGGTCGCGGGATTCGCCACCGGCGTCGTCAAGGACTCGGGGGTGGTGCTCAGCGCCGCTGAGCAGCTGCTCGCGGTCATCGACTCCCTCCTGGAGACGGGGCAGGAGCTGGGCGGCGGTACGCCCCGCCAGGCGGTCAGCGTCGCGGAGGCCGTGAGTGACGTCGTCCACTGGTTGCGGGCGCCCGCACTCACCGCCGGAGTGACGGTCTCCTTCTCCCCGGACATCACCGAGTGCGTCCTGACCACGCCGTCCGGGCTGCGGCAGGTGCTCGCGAACCTGGTCGGCAACGCGATCGCCTACAACCACCCCGGGGGGCGGGTCAGTGTGGTGACATCCGCGTCGTCCGACGACCAGGGGATCGCGCACGTGCGCATCACCGTCCACGACACGGGCCCCGGCCTGAGCCCGGAGCAGCAGGCCGACGTGTTCAAGCCCTTCGTGCGCTTCGCCGACCCCGAGGTCCGTGGGACGGGCCTGGGCCTCGCCCTGTCGCGCTCCATCGTCGAGCGCGACGGGGGACTCATGGGGGTGGAGTCAACGCCGGGCGAGGGTGCTGCCTTCTGGGTCGATCTTCCCGCTGTGGTCCGTCCCCAGGAGTGA